The Chloroherpetonaceae bacterium genome window below encodes:
- a CDS encoding metallophosphoesterase — MIKIAHISDLHLDTEKRPNCIDEIEFLLEKILETGHDHIAITGDVVDVANYDDLYRLREVFLRLGILNWEKVTLIPGNHDIFGKYEVIPEGFAATLKTTATRAMESKGLGYAKKLHEFCDIFRETITDDTEIKEYFPFVKILTNGELKVSLISFNSVLEWSLNINPTGARGYVHASERFGIRHPDILKSLSDTFPIALFHHAYFLFEPKSPTDKAFIWSMELIEKEAFLETLKKIGVKIALHGHYHRQEKYLVEDILFLNSGSVKRSASSINSLTVHPDFSISQSFHRLHD; from the coding sequence ATGATTAAGATTGCTCACATCTCTGATCTTCATCTCGATACTGAAAAGCGGCCGAATTGTATCGATGAAATCGAATTTCTTCTTGAAAAGATTTTAGAAACCGGGCACGATCATATCGCCATTACAGGCGATGTCGTGGATGTCGCCAACTATGATGACTTGTATCGGCTTCGCGAGGTTTTCCTTCGTCTTGGAATATTAAATTGGGAAAAGGTGACCTTAATCCCCGGCAATCATGACATTTTTGGAAAGTATGAAGTGATCCCTGAGGGATTTGCTGCAACACTTAAGACCACTGCCACTCGCGCAATGGAATCCAAGGGCTTGGGATACGCAAAAAAACTGCATGAGTTTTGCGACATTTTCCGCGAAACCATCACAGACGACACTGAAATCAAAGAATATTTCCCCTTCGTAAAAATTCTGACCAACGGTGAACTTAAGGTTTCTTTGATTTCATTTAATAGTGTGCTCGAATGGTCGTTGAACATTAATCCCACAGGGGCAAGAGGTTATGTTCACGCTTCCGAGCGGTTTGGAATTCGCCACCCCGATATCTTAAAATCACTTTCCGATACATTCCCGATTGCTTTATTTCATCACGCATATTTTTTGTTTGAACCAAAGTCGCCCACAGATAAAGCATTCATTTGGTCGATGGAGCTTATCGAAAAGGAAGCCTTTTTAGAAACTTTGAAGAAAATTGGGGTAAAAATTGCCCTACACGGTCATTATCATCGTCAAGAAAAATATTTGGTGGAAGATATCCTTTTTTTGAATAGTGGCAGTGTTAAACGAAGTGCTTCATCAATTAACTCTCTGACCGTTCACCCCGATTTTTCTATATCCCAATCTTTTCATCGACTTCACGACTAA